In the Natronobacterium texcoconense genome, one interval contains:
- a CDS encoding alanyl-tRNA editing protein: MTMSRAPKSPTVREFEATVAAVDGRDVELEETYFYPEGGGQPADRGTIDGTGLETVQKRNGTVVHTLASEPSLESGDEVDCTVDDAFRTYCMRAHTASHVVYGAGRRLFDGLGYAGFDIGEEKVRIDLTTAEPIDDDDLVELGRLSNRAVWDARSVTWERLPESKARDLDGIAFNEKTEEGAMADYQAESDERVRVVTVDKSTVGDETDGRPWDVAACGGTHVDNTRQIGPIEVLDRSNPGEGITRVEFSVGPAGIDHAADVQAAAREASRLGGVPISELPDAVSRLQDDREQLEYELEELKEEVVTSRLSELPTVERDGATWAVGTLEGIDSNAVSEGAREVVGEGPDEPDVVAAVDRGGAPSVVVASTGEVDAGEVIDGVTDAFGGGGGGSPTAAQGGGLQADPEEVVTHLRGE; the protein is encoded by the coding sequence ATGACGATGTCACGCGCGCCGAAATCGCCCACCGTGCGGGAGTTCGAGGCGACGGTCGCGGCCGTCGACGGTCGCGACGTCGAACTCGAGGAGACGTACTTCTATCCCGAAGGTGGCGGGCAGCCGGCCGACCGCGGTACGATCGACGGGACCGGGCTCGAGACGGTCCAGAAACGGAACGGGACGGTCGTTCATACGCTCGCATCCGAGCCGTCACTCGAGTCCGGCGACGAGGTCGACTGCACGGTCGACGATGCGTTCCGAACCTACTGCATGCGCGCTCACACGGCGAGTCACGTCGTCTACGGCGCTGGCCGGCGGCTGTTCGACGGCCTCGGCTACGCGGGGTTCGACATCGGCGAGGAGAAGGTCCGGATCGACCTGACGACGGCCGAACCGATCGACGACGACGACCTCGTCGAACTCGGTCGCCTCTCGAACCGGGCCGTCTGGGACGCACGGTCGGTCACGTGGGAGCGACTGCCGGAATCGAAGGCCCGCGACCTCGACGGAATCGCGTTCAACGAGAAGACCGAAGAGGGCGCGATGGCCGACTACCAGGCCGAGTCGGACGAACGCGTCCGCGTGGTGACCGTCGACAAGTCGACGGTTGGCGACGAGACCGATGGCCGGCCGTGGGACGTGGCGGCCTGTGGCGGTACGCACGTCGACAATACCCGCCAGATCGGTCCGATCGAGGTACTCGACCGCTCGAACCCCGGTGAGGGCATCACCCGCGTCGAGTTCTCGGTCGGACCGGCGGGAATCGACCACGCCGCCGACGTGCAGGCGGCCGCACGCGAGGCGAGTCGACTGGGTGGCGTCCCCATTTCGGAACTGCCCGACGCCGTCTCCCGCCTGCAGGATGATCGAGAGCAACTCGAGTACGAACTCGAGGAACTGAAAGAAGAGGTCGTTACGTCCCGACTCTCGGAGCTTCCGACCGTCGAACGCGACGGCGCGACGTGGGCCGTCGGCACGCTCGAGGGGATCGACTCGAACGCCGTCAGCGAAGGTGCACGGGAAGTCGTCGGCGAAGGGCCGGACGAACCGGACGTGGTCGCCGCCGTCGACAGGGGCGGCGCGCCCTCGGTCGTCGTGGCCTCGACCGGCGAGGTAGACGCCGGCGAGGTGATCGATGGCGTGACGGACGCGTTCGGCGGCGGTGGCGGTGGCAGTCCGACGGCCGCACAGGGCGGCGGACTCCAGGCAGATCCGGAGGAAGTCGTGACCCACCTCCGCGGGGAGTGA
- a CDS encoding electron transfer flavoprotein subunit alpha/FixB family protein, which yields MILAFVEHESGVPDETSLEALTMARDLAASEGTDFAAVAFGDEAAGLTDELGRYGVDELHHVIHDRLEGYAPEAWGESLAQLTREIDASTITAPGTDRGHEVLAHAGATLDAPLATNCLEIEAADGAYELRRQRWGGSLLEHSRLEGETTLVSAAEHEHPIEEVETPTDPAVTEFAPSLEESHFRVQVDRVETTDEEGVPLGEARVVVGGGRGVGGPEDYDKLEELADLLGGTVGASRAAVNEGWRPHDDQIGQTGAKISPDIYIACGISGAVQHMVGCKGAENILAINTDPEAAIIQKADYAVLGDLHDVVPELNDAIREQQ from the coding sequence ATGATCCTCGCGTTCGTCGAACACGAGAGCGGCGTGCCGGACGAGACCTCGCTCGAGGCGCTGACGATGGCACGCGACCTGGCGGCAAGCGAGGGGACGGACTTCGCTGCCGTCGCCTTCGGCGACGAAGCGGCCGGCTTGACCGACGAACTCGGACGATATGGGGTCGACGAACTCCACCACGTCATCCACGATCGGCTCGAGGGCTATGCGCCCGAGGCGTGGGGCGAGAGCCTGGCACAGCTCACCCGCGAGATCGACGCGAGCACGATCACAGCCCCCGGAACGGACCGAGGTCACGAGGTGCTGGCTCACGCCGGCGCAACTCTCGACGCGCCGCTGGCGACGAACTGCCTCGAGATCGAAGCCGCCGACGGCGCGTACGAACTGCGTCGCCAGCGGTGGGGCGGTAGCTTGCTCGAGCACTCTCGGCTCGAGGGCGAGACGACGCTTGTCAGTGCCGCCGAACACGAACACCCGATCGAGGAGGTCGAGACGCCGACCGATCCGGCCGTCACGGAGTTTGCACCCTCGCTCGAGGAGTCACACTTCCGCGTGCAGGTCGACCGCGTCGAGACGACCGACGAGGAAGGCGTGCCGCTGGGCGAGGCACGCGTCGTCGTCGGCGGCGGCCGTGGCGTCGGCGGCCCCGAGGACTACGACAAACTCGAGGAACTGGCCGACCTGCTCGGCGGGACCGTCGGCGCCTCCCGGGCCGCGGTCAACGAGGGCTGGCGGCCCCACGACGACCAGATCGGTCAGACCGGCGCGAAGATCAGTCCGGACATCTACATCGCCTGCGGGATCAGCGGCGCGGTCCAGCACATGGTCGGCTGCAAGGGGGCCGAGAACATCCTCGCGATCAACACGGATCCGGAGGCTGCGATCATCCAGAAGGCCGACTACGCCGTTCTCGGTGACCTCCACGACGTCGTACCGGAACTCAACGACGCGATCCGCGAACAGCAGTAG
- a CDS encoding electron transfer flavoprotein subunit beta/FixA family protein: protein MNVLSCIKRVPNTGAKIVLTEDQQRIDTSNLGFTMSPHEECAIEEAIQLIEEHGGTAHVLTLGPDEADEQLRTGLAMQADEATLLETDGEEWSPRATADAIANAIRDLDDAFDLLLFGNESADVGNYQVGVRVARKLGLPCVTGIKSLEIEDGTAIAKREVSGGEEVYEIDLPAVVAVKEGINEPRYASMRAKMQARKQEVPSLEPDGTAGAGTFEKVRLEAPETDDSEAEVLGEGPDAVPDVIEVLEEEVEVL, encoded by the coding sequence ATGAACGTTCTTTCCTGTATCAAACGCGTCCCGAACACCGGCGCGAAGATCGTACTGACGGAAGACCAGCAGCGAATCGACACGAGCAACCTGGGCTTTACCATGAGCCCGCACGAGGAGTGTGCCATCGAGGAAGCGATCCAGCTGATCGAGGAACACGGCGGCACGGCGCACGTCCTCACCCTCGGCCCCGACGAGGCGGACGAACAGCTCCGGACAGGACTGGCAATGCAGGCCGACGAAGCGACCCTGCTCGAGACCGACGGCGAGGAGTGGAGCCCGCGCGCGACGGCCGACGCGATCGCGAACGCGATCCGCGACCTGGACGACGCGTTCGACCTCCTGCTGTTCGGCAACGAGTCCGCCGACGTGGGCAACTACCAGGTCGGCGTCCGCGTCGCCCGCAAACTCGGACTCCCCTGCGTAACCGGGATCAAGTCCCTCGAGATCGAAGACGGGACGGCGATCGCGAAACGCGAAGTCTCCGGCGGGGAGGAGGTCTACGAGATCGACTTACCGGCCGTCGTCGCGGTCAAGGAAGGAATCAACGAACCGCGCTACGCGTCCATGCGTGCCAAGATGCAGGCCCGGAAACAGGAGGTTCCCAGTCTCGAGCCCGACGGCACTGCGGGTGCGGGAACCTTCGAAAAGGTCCGGTTGGAAGCTCCCGAGACGGACGACTCGGAGGCCGAGGTCCTGGGTGAGGGCCCCGATGCCGTGCCGGACGTGATCGAAGTCCTCGAGGAAGAGGTGGAAGTGCTATGA